In a genomic window of Deltaproteobacteria bacterium:
- a CDS encoding acetate/propionate family kinase, with product MRVLTVNAGSSSLKWSLIETPSLQVLAAGNESLPPGQEPDLAPVLARAGKVDAVAHRVVHGGTRFRQTAKIDREVRETLDALKQVDPLHAPPALQGIDAAMRAFPGVPELACFDTAFHATISEAAATYAIPHAWTEKWGLRRFGFHGLSVTHAVRRAPELVGRPLERMVVLHLGSGCSLTAVQGGKSVDTTMGFTPLEGLVMATRSGTIDPGLMLHVLREGDLTVDALDHGLERESGLLGVSGVSGDLREVLTAAASGNARAKLAYGVFIVSLRRMLGQMLSALDGLDALVFTGGIGEHSAPVRRDALAKLGWLEVKLDDAKNASAKPDVDISASEKGPRVLVIEAREDLTMAREVVAVLG from the coding sequence ATGCGCGTGTTGACGGTGAACGCGGGCTCGAGCTCGCTCAAGTGGTCGCTCATCGAGACGCCGTCGCTGCAGGTGCTCGCGGCGGGGAACGAGTCGCTTCCGCCGGGGCAGGAGCCGGACCTCGCGCCCGTGCTCGCGCGCGCGGGGAAGGTCGACGCGGTCGCGCACCGCGTGGTGCATGGCGGTACGCGCTTTCGTCAGACGGCGAAGATCGATCGCGAGGTCCGAGAGACGCTCGACGCGCTCAAGCAGGTCGATCCGCTGCACGCGCCGCCCGCTCTCCAGGGCATCGACGCGGCGATGCGCGCGTTTCCTGGCGTGCCCGAGCTCGCGTGCTTCGACACTGCGTTTCACGCCACGATCTCGGAGGCCGCTGCCACGTACGCCATTCCGCACGCGTGGACGGAGAAGTGGGGCCTGCGTCGGTTCGGCTTTCACGGTTTGAGCGTGACGCACGCGGTGCGTCGCGCGCCGGAGCTGGTGGGCCGGCCGCTGGAGCGCATGGTGGTGCTGCACCTCGGGAGCGGCTGCTCGCTCACGGCGGTGCAGGGCGGCAAGTCGGTCGACACCACGATGGGTTTCACGCCGCTCGAGGGCCTGGTGATGGCCACGCGCTCGGGGACCATCGATCCCGGACTGATGCTGCATGTGCTTCGCGAGGGCGATCTCACGGTCGACGCGCTCGATCACGGGCTGGAGCGCGAAAGTGGATTGCTCGGTGTGTCGGGCGTGAGCGGCGATCTGCGCGAGGTGCTCACGGCGGCGGCGTCGGGCAACGCGCGCGCGAAGCTCGCCTACGGCGTCTTCATCGTCTCGCTGCGGCGAATGCTGGGGCAGATGCTGTCGGCGCTCGACGGTCTCGATGCGCTCGTCTTCACCGGCGGCATCGGCGAGCACAGCGCGCCTGTTCGCCGCGATGCGCTCGCCAAGCTCGGCTGGCTCGAGGTGAAGCTCGACGACGCGAAGAACGCCTCGGCCAAGCCCGACGTCGACATCTCCGCGAGCGAGAAGGGGCCGCGCGTGCTGGTCATCGAGGCGCGCGAGGATCTCACGATGGCTCGCGAAGTCGTCGCCGTGCTCGGCTGA
- a CDS encoding phosphoketolase family protein, giving the protein MTQPTPHVLSPDELEKLDAYWRAANYLSVGQIYLLDNPLLREPLTLAHVKPRLLGHWGTTPGLNFLYAHLNRTIRARDLSAIFIAGPGHGGPAVVANTYLEGSYTELYPDITQDAEGMRKLFRQFSFPGGIPSHAAPETPGSIHEGGELGYALSHAYGAAFDNPDLLVACVVGDGEAETGPLATSWHSNKFLNPARDGAVLPILHLNGWKIANPTVLARIPHEELDALLRGFGHEPFYVEGHEPAAMHQLMAATLDKVLARIREIQQQARSGKNSERPRWPMIVLRSPKGWTGPHDVDGQQVEGTWRSHQVPFAELATKPEHLKLLEKWMKSYQPEKLFDERGKLRADLAALAPAGTRRMGANPNANGGLLLRDLHLPDFRSYAVKVEKPGTATAEATRVLGGFLRDVAEKNAEQKNFRVVGPDETASNRLDAVIKATGKEWMAERSPLDENLSPDGRVLEILSEHTCQGWLEGYLLTGRHGVFSCYEAFIHLVDSMFNQHAKWLKVTRHIPWRRPIASLNYLLTSHVWRQDHNGFSHQDPGFIDHVVNKKADVIRVYLPPDANTLLSVMDHCLRSRHYVNVVVAGKQPAPQFLDMESAVVHCTKGVGIWGWASNDQGAEPDVVMACAGDVPTLETLAAVDILRKHLPELRVRVVNVVDLMKLQPPTEHPHGLSDTDYDALFTSDKPVIFAYHGYPWLIHRLTYKRHGHHNLHVRGYKEEGTTTTPFDMVVLNQLDRFNLVSDVIDRVPRLGTKGAYVKELMRDKLIHHKAYVHEHGEDMPEVRDWAWKG; this is encoded by the coding sequence ATGACCCAGCCCACGCCCCACGTCCTCTCGCCGGACGAGCTCGAGAAGCTCGACGCCTACTGGCGCGCCGCGAACTACCTCTCCGTCGGGCAGATCTACCTGCTCGACAACCCGCTCCTGCGCGAGCCGCTCACGCTCGCGCACGTGAAGCCGCGCCTGCTCGGCCACTGGGGCACCACGCCGGGGCTGAACTTCCTCTACGCGCACCTGAACCGCACCATCCGCGCGCGCGATCTCTCCGCCATCTTCATCGCCGGACCGGGCCACGGCGGACCGGCGGTCGTGGCGAACACGTACCTCGAGGGCAGCTACACCGAGCTCTACCCGGACATCACCCAGGACGCCGAGGGCATGCGGAAGCTCTTCCGTCAGTTCTCGTTCCCGGGCGGCATTCCCAGCCACGCCGCGCCGGAGACGCCGGGCTCGATTCACGAGGGCGGCGAGCTCGGCTACGCGCTCTCGCACGCGTACGGCGCCGCCTTCGACAACCCGGATTTGCTCGTGGCCTGCGTCGTCGGCGACGGCGAGGCGGAGACCGGCCCGCTGGCGACGAGCTGGCACTCGAACAAGTTCTTGAATCCGGCGCGCGACGGCGCGGTGCTGCCCATCCTCCACCTCAACGGCTGGAAGATCGCCAACCCCACCGTGCTCGCGCGCATCCCACACGAGGAGCTCGACGCGCTCCTGCGCGGCTTCGGCCACGAGCCGTTCTACGTCGAGGGCCACGAGCCCGCGGCGATGCACCAGCTCATGGCCGCCACGCTCGACAAGGTGCTCGCGCGCATCCGCGAGATCCAGCAGCAGGCGCGCAGCGGAAAGAACAGCGAGCGTCCGCGCTGGCCGATGATCGTGCTCCGCTCGCCCAAGGGCTGGACGGGGCCGCACGACGTCGATGGGCAGCAGGTCGAAGGCACGTGGCGCTCGCACCAGGTGCCGTTCGCCGAGCTCGCCACGAAGCCCGAGCACCTCAAGCTGCTCGAGAAGTGGATGAAGAGCTACCAGCCCGAGAAGCTCTTCGACGAGCGCGGCAAGCTGCGCGCCGACCTCGCCGCGCTCGCGCCCGCCGGCACGCGCCGCATGGGCGCGAACCCAAATGCGAACGGCGGCTTGCTCCTGCGCGACCTGCACCTGCCGGACTTCCGCAGCTACGCCGTCAAGGTCGAAAAGCCCGGCACCGCCACCGCGGAGGCCACGCGCGTGCTCGGCGGCTTCCTGCGCGACGTGGCCGAGAAGAACGCCGAGCAGAAGAACTTCCGCGTGGTCGGTCCAGACGAGACCGCCTCGAACCGGCTCGACGCCGTCATCAAGGCCACGGGAAAAGAGTGGATGGCGGAGCGCTCGCCGCTCGACGAGAACCTCTCGCCCGACGGACGCGTGCTGGAGATCCTCAGCGAGCACACCTGCCAGGGCTGGCTCGAGGGTTATCTCCTCACGGGTCGACACGGCGTCTTCAGCTGCTACGAGGCCTTCATCCACCTCGTGGACTCGATGTTCAACCAGCACGCGAAGTGGCTGAAGGTCACGCGCCACATCCCCTGGCGGCGGCCGATCGCCTCGCTCAACTACCTGCTCACCAGCCACGTGTGGCGGCAGGACCACAACGGCTTCTCGCACCAGGATCCCGGCTTCATCGACCACGTGGTGAACAAGAAGGCCGACGTGATCCGCGTGTACCTGCCGCCCGACGCGAACACGCTGCTCAGCGTGATGGACCACTGCCTGCGCAGCCGGCACTACGTGAACGTCGTCGTCGCCGGGAAGCAGCCGGCGCCGCAGTTCCTCGACATGGAATCCGCGGTCGTGCACTGCACCAAGGGCGTGGGCATCTGGGGCTGGGCCAGCAATGACCAGGGCGCCGAGCCCGACGTGGTCATGGCCTGCGCCGGCGACGTTCCCACGCTGGAGACGCTCGCGGCCGTGGACATCCTGCGCAAGCACTTGCCCGAGCTGCGCGTGCGCGTGGTGAACGTGGTCGACCTCATGAAGCTGCAGCCGCCCACCGAGCACCCGCACGGCCTCAGCGACACCGACTACGACGCGCTCTTCACCTCGGACAAGCCCGTCATCTTCGCGTACCACGGCTACCCGTGGCTGATTCACCGGCTCACCTACAAGCGGCACGGCCACCACAACCTGCACGTGCGCGGCTACAAAGAAGAAGGCACCACCACGACGCCGTTCGACATGGTCGTCCTCAATCAGCTCGACCGCTTCAACCTGGTGAGCGACGTGATCGATCGCGTGCCGCGGCTGGGCACCAAGGGCGCCTATGTGAAGGAGCTGATGCGCGACAAGCTCATCCACCACAAGGCGTACGTGCACGAGCATGGCGAGGACATGCCCGAGGTGCGCGACTGGGCCTGGAAGGGCTGA
- a CDS encoding NAD(P)-dependent oxidoreductase — protein sequence MSSLKGKTLFITGASRGIGLAIALRAARDGANIAIAAKTTEPHPKLPGTIYTAAEDIEKAGGKALPCVCDIRDEAQIQAAVQKTAETFGGIDILVNNASAISLTGTVDTPLKRFDLMHGINTRGTFACSRACIPYLEKSSNPHILNNSPPLNMEARWFAPHVAYTMAKYGMSMCVLGMAEELKDQGIAVNAIWPKTVIATSAVQNLLGGDEVMRSSRKPDIMADAAYAILTKPSRSFTGNFCIDEDVLRADGVKDFSKYQFVEGAELLPDYFL from the coding sequence ATGTCGAGCTTGAAGGGCAAGACGCTGTTCATCACCGGCGCGAGCCGCGGCATCGGCCTGGCCATCGCCCTGCGCGCCGCGCGCGACGGCGCCAACATCGCCATCGCCGCCAAGACCACCGAGCCCCACCCCAAGCTGCCGGGCACCATCTACACCGCGGCCGAGGACATCGAGAAGGCCGGCGGCAAGGCCCTGCCCTGCGTCTGCGACATCCGCGACGAGGCGCAGATCCAGGCCGCCGTGCAGAAGACGGCGGAGACGTTCGGCGGTATTGACATTTTGGTTAACAACGCCAGCGCCATCAGCCTCACGGGCACCGTGGACACGCCCCTGAAGCGCTTCGACCTCATGCACGGCATCAACACCCGCGGGACGTTCGCCTGCTCGCGCGCGTGCATCCCGTACCTCGAGAAGTCGAGCAACCCGCACATCCTCAACAACTCGCCGCCGCTGAACATGGAGGCGCGCTGGTTCGCACCGCACGTCGCCTACACCATGGCCAAGTACGGCATGAGCATGTGCGTGCTGGGCATGGCCGAGGAGCTCAAGGACCAGGGCATCGCCGTCAACGCCATCTGGCCGAAGACCGTCATCGCCACCTCGGCCGTCCAGAACCTGCTTGGGGGCGACGAGGTCATGCGCAGCAGCCGCAAGCCCGACATCATGGCCGACGCGGCCTACGCCATCCTCACCAAGCCCAGCCGGAGCTTCACCGGCAACTTCTGCATCGATGAAGACGTCCTCCGTGCGGATGGCGTGAAGGACTTCTCCAAGTACCAGTTCGTCGAGGGCGCCGAGCTCCTGCCGGACTACTTCCTCTGA